One window of the Paenibacillus beijingensis genome contains the following:
- a CDS encoding CxxH/CxxC protein, which yields MYCVCKEHAELAIDKFVDENEDAPDMVDLSTTHFANWDPPVKCDMCEQPAVLLIV from the coding sequence ATGTATTGTGTATGTAAAGAGCATGCGGAGCTTGCGATTGATAAATTTGTGGACGAGAACGAGGATGCGCCGGATATGGTCGACTTGAGCACGACCCATTTCGCCAATTGGGACCCGCCGGTCAAATGCGACATGTGCGAGCAGCCGGCCGTCCTGCTGATCGTGTAG
- a CDS encoding TIR domain-containing protein, which translates to MLSKEICIHGDILEAKEKTTVVTTSLEVIKEKVFDDLGRAFYDTARAFATGPKLRKDGRAPYLHILYWLGTSNEWALDLIEAVRKFPKHRSSVNTIMEKGYLEGFLNGERSELFAECIHYEPNTHVISVEDPKFVYYIRNIQWKKFVLQVGYKSFNFKSSYDYALSFAGCDRDVAEALFNKLEEEEVSVFYDKNEQHRILAENVEEYLGPIYRSEAQFVVVLLGPDYPKRVWTRFESEQFRDRFGDASVIPVWFDTAPTGLFDDTTKIGGFHFYRSGDFESQINEIVSTLVKKIAEERS; encoded by the coding sequence ATGCTCTCAAAAGAAATTTGTATTCATGGAGATATTCTTGAAGCAAAAGAAAAAACTACTGTTGTTACAACGAGTCTTGAAGTAATCAAAGAAAAAGTTTTTGATGACTTGGGACGAGCATTTTATGACACAGCAAGAGCCTTTGCGACAGGGCCAAAGTTGAGAAAGGACGGAAGAGCCCCTTACCTGCACATTTTGTATTGGCTTGGCACTAGTAACGAATGGGCCCTGGATCTAATTGAGGCGGTAAGAAAATTCCCTAAGCATAGAAGCAGTGTTAATACTATAATGGAAAAAGGGTATCTAGAGGGATTTTTAAATGGTGAGCGCTCAGAACTTTTCGCAGAATGTATACACTATGAGCCGAATACTCATGTTATTAGCGTAGAAGATCCTAAGTTCGTGTATTATATACGGAATATTCAGTGGAAAAAATTTGTTTTACAAGTCGGATATAAGTCGTTTAATTTTAAATCGAGCTACGACTATGCGCTTTCGTTTGCTGGTTGTGATAGAGATGTTGCTGAGGCACTTTTCAATAAGCTCGAAGAAGAAGAAGTGTCAGTCTTTTATGATAAAAATGAACAGCACAGAATACTTGCGGAAAATGTTGAGGAGTATCTAGGTCCAATTTATCGAAGTGAAGCACAGTTTGTTGTAGTTTTGTTAGGACCTGACTATCCCAAAAGAGTATGGACTCGATTTGAGTCGGAACAGTTTAGAGATAGATTTGGAGACGCTAGTGTGATACCTGTCTGGTTTGATACAGCCCCCACAGGTCTTTTCGATGATACGACAAAAATCGGTGGTTTTCATTTCTATAGATCTGGTGATTTCGAATCACAAATCAATGAAATTGTCAGTACATTAGTCAAAAAGATTGCTGAGGAAAGGTCATAA
- a CDS encoding DUF4386 domain-containing protein, protein MGIPGGKLSNQRKSALTAGTALMIMAVAAFFSYGFVHVSLLVQGDANATFQNIISQNHLFKAEIFGWIIILICDIVAAWSCYVYLKPINQHLSLLGAWLRLAYAAILGAAIMNLLLVLLLSNGTDDLSSFTFNQLGEQVMLHLKAFDSIWSLGLIVFGGHLLILGILALRSDNIPKWIGSLLLLAAIGYSLIHFCKLFFEDYEEIRKILEYVFTVPMIAGETGFGLWLLFKGGK, encoded by the coding sequence ATGGGTATTCCAGGAGGAAAGTTATCGAATCAGCGAAAATCGGCTCTAACTGCCGGCACAGCACTCATGATCATGGCGGTTGCCGCCTTTTTTTCGTATGGGTTTGTGCATGTAAGCCTTTTGGTACAAGGGGATGCAAACGCCACGTTTCAGAACATCATTTCCCAAAATCATCTTTTCAAAGCGGAAATCTTCGGCTGGATTATCATCCTGATCTGTGACATTGTGGCCGCCTGGTCGTGCTATGTATACCTGAAGCCCATAAATCAACATTTGTCTTTGCTCGGCGCATGGCTCCGTCTTGCTTATGCGGCTATTTTGGGAGCTGCAATCATGAATTTACTATTGGTGCTGCTGCTTTCAAACGGCACGGATGATTTATCAAGTTTCACCTTCAATCAACTTGGAGAACAAGTGATGCTGCATTTGAAGGCCTTTGATTCGATTTGGTCTCTTGGCTTAATTGTCTTTGGCGGGCATCTGCTAATTCTAGGTATATTGGCTCTCAGATCAGACAACATTCCGAAATGGATCGGGAGCTTATTGTTGTTAGCCGCGATTGGCTATAGTCTCATTCACTTCTGTAAACTTTTCTTTGAGGATTACGAGGAAATCAGAAAGATTCTTGAATATGTTTTTACCGTGCCCATGATAGCGGGCGAAACAGGCTTTGGATTATGGCTGCTGTTCAAGGGAGGGAAGTAA
- the rlmH gene encoding 23S rRNA (pseudouridine(1915)-N(3))-methyltransferase RlmH, with protein sequence MQIQIAAVGKLKEKYLLQGIAEYAKRLGPYVKLQLTEVPDEKAPETMSPAEEAQVRDREGERLLAQIKPDAYVIALALDGELWSSEELAAKLDHLATYGHSHVAFVIGGSTGLAPAVLRRAQAKLCFGRMTLPHQLMRLVLMEQVYRAVKINRGEPYHK encoded by the coding sequence ATGCAGATTCAGATTGCGGCCGTCGGAAAGCTGAAGGAAAAATATTTGCTGCAGGGCATCGCGGAGTATGCCAAGCGTCTCGGGCCTTACGTGAAGCTTCAGCTCACGGAAGTGCCCGATGAGAAGGCGCCGGAGACGATGAGTCCGGCGGAGGAAGCGCAGGTGCGCGACCGCGAGGGCGAGCGCCTGCTGGCGCAAATTAAGCCGGACGCGTATGTGATCGCGCTGGCGCTTGACGGCGAGCTCTGGTCCAGCGAGGAACTCGCGGCCAAGCTCGACCATTTAGCCACGTATGGGCACAGCCACGTGGCTTTTGTCATTGGCGGGAGCACGGGCCTTGCTCCCGCCGTGCTGCGCCGCGCCCAGGCGAAGCTGTGCTTCGGGCGCATGACGCTGCCGCACCAGCTGATGCGGCTGGTGCTGATGGAGCAGGTGTACCGCGCGGTGAAGATTAATCGGGGGGAACCCTACCACAAGTAG
- a CDS encoding MBL fold metallo-hydrolase, which translates to MEFRFTVLASGSTGNATIVQNKETTVLVDAGLSAKKLEELMRERGVAGHEVDALLVTHEHSDHIKGLGAFARKYDVPVYANEATWAAMERHVGAIAEEKRVKVGTGESFSFGSMTVQSYAISHDAAEPVGYCFYEDGYKLSLATDLGYVSDKVMRQIIDSDVLVLESNHDPDMLRMGRYPWNIKRRILSDVGHLSNEAAGEALCDLMTDRTKRVYLAHLSLDHNQMDLAKLTVNSVLENKGYFFKQAEYPLRETHHDRPTPWDEIKRK; encoded by the coding sequence ATGGAATTTCGGTTTACGGTGCTGGCAAGCGGCTCTACGGGCAACGCGACCATTGTGCAGAACAAGGAAACGACGGTGCTTGTCGATGCCGGATTAAGCGCGAAAAAACTGGAGGAGCTGATGCGGGAGCGCGGCGTCGCGGGCCACGAGGTGGACGCGCTGCTCGTTACGCATGAGCACTCCGATCATATAAAAGGGCTGGGCGCGTTCGCCCGCAAATACGATGTTCCCGTATACGCCAACGAAGCGACGTGGGCGGCGATGGAGCGGCATGTCGGCGCCATTGCCGAGGAGAAGCGGGTCAAGGTCGGGACGGGCGAGTCGTTCTCGTTCGGCAGCATGACGGTGCAGTCGTACGCCATTTCGCACGACGCTGCGGAGCCGGTCGGCTACTGTTTCTATGAGGACGGCTATAAGCTGAGTCTCGCAACCGATCTCGGTTACGTGAGCGACAAAGTGATGCGGCAAATTATCGATTCCGATGTACTGGTGCTGGAGTCGAACCACGATCCGGACATGCTGCGCATGGGGCGTTACCCGTGGAACATTAAGCGGCGCATCTTAAGCGACGTCGGCCACTTGTCCAACGAAGCCGCCGGCGAAGCGCTGTGCGATCTGATGACCGACCGGACGAAGCGAGTGTACTTGGCGCACCTCAGTCTCGATCATAACCAGATGGATCTGGCGAAGCTGACCGTGAATAGCGTACTGGAAAACAAAGGGTACTTTTTCAAACAAGCCGAGTATCCATTGCGAGAGACCCATCATGACCGTCCGACGCCATGGGATGAGATAAAGCGGAAATAA
- the walK gene encoding cell wall metabolism sensor histidine kinase WalK, translating into MNGRKFFRTIQAKLIIIYVLLILIAMQLIGIYFISTVKNSLTESFTTNLKEQANALSNLSASVLTAGGAADGSVGETTPEDLTLYVRNLFNINEAEIQVLDGSGRVLTTSQEAHQDYVGKKNTSLAVSRALQGIRDNEEDILDEDNVRKKVIAQPVVASGGKVIGAVYIVASMNELYDTVDRVNRIFVTGTLFALGLTAVLGILLAHTITGPIKGLTRQASTLAEGRFGDPVPVYGDDEIGRLSEAFNDMTLRLQEALSVNEEEKEKLASILSNMSDGVIAADERGIVIISNRRALELLGVPVCEGCSLSELLGLTPEKEAELRQSAEHSTVVFKESPEEDGEPGDSWMLRITFSPIHRRDRGITGTIAVLQDVTEQEKLDQSRREFVANVSHELRTPLTTIRSYAEALDDGALGERQLAERFVGVIRNETERMIRLVSDLLHLSRLDSSQSKLRRQEIKVRDMLEEVADRFSVQMRHKAIRATVRIEEDVTTAVLDRDQIDQVLDNLMSNAIKYTPDGGRVELAARRQENGYLAISVKDNGIGIPKKDLSRIFERFYRVDKARSREMGGTGLGLSIAREMVKAHGGSMTLESELHAGTTVTFALPYVQEGSEPA; encoded by the coding sequence ATGAACGGCCGGAAATTTTTCCGCACGATACAGGCCAAGCTGATCATTATATACGTGCTGCTCATCTTGATCGCGATGCAGCTGATCGGCATTTATTTCATCAGCACGGTCAAAAATTCGCTCACCGAGAGCTTTACGACCAATTTGAAGGAACAGGCCAATGCGCTCTCCAACCTGTCCGCAAGCGTGCTGACAGCCGGCGGCGCTGCGGATGGCAGCGTTGGGGAGACGACGCCGGAAGATTTGACGCTGTATGTCCGCAACCTGTTCAACATCAATGAAGCGGAAATTCAAGTGCTGGACGGCAGCGGCCGCGTGCTGACGACCTCCCAGGAAGCGCACCAGGACTATGTCGGCAAAAAAAACACGTCGCTGGCGGTCAGCCGCGCGCTGCAGGGCATTCGGGACAACGAGGAAGACATTCTGGACGAGGACAATGTGCGCAAAAAAGTGATCGCCCAGCCGGTCGTCGCCTCCGGCGGCAAAGTGATCGGAGCGGTCTACATCGTGGCGTCCATGAATGAGCTGTACGACACGGTTGACCGGGTGAACCGGATCTTCGTCACGGGCACGCTGTTTGCGCTCGGGCTGACTGCGGTGCTGGGCATATTGCTTGCCCATACGATAACGGGTCCGATCAAAGGATTGACGCGCCAGGCGTCGACGCTGGCGGAAGGGCGCTTCGGCGACCCGGTGCCGGTGTACGGCGATGACGAAATCGGGCGACTGTCCGAGGCGTTCAACGATATGACGCTGCGGCTGCAGGAAGCGCTGTCGGTCAACGAGGAAGAAAAGGAGAAGCTCGCTTCCATATTATCGAATATGAGCGACGGGGTTATCGCCGCCGATGAACGCGGCATCGTGATTATATCGAACCGGCGCGCGCTGGAGCTGCTTGGCGTACCGGTCTGCGAAGGCTGTTCGCTGTCGGAGCTGCTCGGCCTGACGCCGGAGAAGGAAGCGGAGCTGAGGCAGAGCGCAGAGCATTCTACGGTCGTGTTCAAGGAATCGCCGGAGGAAGACGGGGAGCCGGGGGACAGCTGGATGCTGCGCATCACGTTCAGCCCGATTCACCGCCGCGACCGCGGCATTACCGGCACGATCGCCGTGCTGCAGGACGTTACCGAGCAGGAGAAGCTGGACCAGTCCCGGCGCGAATTCGTCGCCAACGTGTCGCACGAGCTGCGCACGCCGCTGACGACGATCCGCAGTTACGCGGAAGCGCTTGATGACGGTGCCCTGGGCGAACGCCAGCTGGCGGAGCGGTTCGTGGGCGTCATCCGCAACGAGACGGAACGGATGATCCGGCTCGTCAGCGATCTGCTTCATCTCTCCAGGCTCGATTCGAGCCAGTCGAAGCTGCGCCGTCAGGAAATCAAGGTTAGAGACATGCTGGAAGAAGTCGCCGACCGCTTCTCGGTCCAGATGCGCCATAAAGCGATCCGGGCGACGGTCCGGATTGAAGAGGATGTGACGACCGCCGTGCTCGACCGCGACCAGATCGACCAGGTGCTGGATAATCTGATGTCCAACGCGATCAAATATACGCCGGACGGCGGCCGCGTGGAGCTGGCGGCGCGCAGGCAGGAGAACGGTTATTTGGCGATTAGCGTGAAAGATAACGGAATCGGCATTCCGAAGAAGGATTTGAGCCGCATATTCGAACGGTTCTACCGGGTCGATAAGGCAAGGTCGCGCGAAATGGGCGGAACCGGCCTCGGCTTGTCCATTGCCCGGGAAATGGTCAAAGCGCACGGCGGGTCCATGACGCTGGAATCCGAGCTGCATGCCGGCACGACGGTGACTTTTGCATTGCCTTACGTCCAGGAAGGAAGTGAGCCGGCATAA
- a CDS encoding Crp/Fnr family transcriptional regulator, with the protein MKDILFKYMVRLTSLSEEEQQAIVNELHIVEYNKGTVLIRQGDVPTKCYFILKGCVRQYSIDEEGREATSNFYTEEQAIAIFNHHKPDKSSDYTFMCVEDCTMVVGDLNTEQDMYKKYTQLESMTRKMIEESFSQLQEEFAAFIASSPEERVKALLMKRPSLLDRVPQHQLASYLGITPESLSRIKKRIH; encoded by the coding sequence ATGAAAGACATTTTATTTAAATATATGGTTAGACTTACATCCCTAAGCGAAGAAGAACAACAAGCCATCGTGAACGAGCTCCATATCGTAGAATATAACAAGGGAACCGTACTCATCAGACAAGGAGATGTCCCTACAAAATGTTATTTCATTTTGAAGGGATGTGTCAGGCAGTATTCAATCGATGAAGAAGGAAGAGAGGCTACATCGAATTTCTACACCGAAGAGCAAGCGATCGCCATTTTCAATCATCACAAACCAGACAAGTCGTCCGATTACACCTTCATGTGCGTCGAAGATTGTACGATGGTCGTTGGCGACCTAAATACAGAACAGGACATGTATAAAAAATACACTCAATTGGAGTCGATGACTCGCAAGATGATCGAGGAGAGCTTTAGTCAGCTGCAAGAGGAATTTGCTGCTTTTATTGCTTCTTCCCCTGAAGAACGCGTCAAAGCGCTGCTAATGAAACGGCCCTCTCTGCTCGACCGGGTACCTCAACATCAATTGGCGAGTTATCTCGGAATTACCCCGGAGTCATTAAGTAGAATTAAGAAGAGAATTCATTAA
- a CDS encoding S1C family serine protease, with amino-acid sequence MGLFDDDFYSTKVSRRARVNHREQNRFPRRSKEWGLVRLMAISSISGAAVAVLLFALIFGVDRGGSAREADAKLQTADPLQQTVTASAKVRPAVVSIINEQLMVGDGMFDGPEPEDGASGDARGGNGRQQNGNGLDQAPDNGSGSGSGSGGEGDAGAGGSDQPEGSAGSGSGDGEAGTLEEASVGSGVIFSKKDGKAYIITNNHVVADAVAVKAVLQDGEERPATIVGVDPVTDLAVLAIDDKGIDTVAKIGDSSKLQSGEMVMAIGNPLGLGESLTMGVVSKTQQIIPVSLNQDGNFDWEQEVIQTDASINEGNSGGPLIDLHGNVIGINSMKVSDLGVEGLGFALPINNVMPVIEDLIEYGKVPRPYLGVYTLDLAQYYAQMSFGIQGGTDGTGPDEEGEGSGSGGTDKDGGSGDKGGPGADTETENGSPDGTDPNSSESDSSGPGGLNLPAKVKEGVIVLEAVGPAKEAGLEFNDVIVKLDKQDIGSTMALRKYLYDSKKIGDKVVVTFYRDGQKHTATITLDEKGDEDQ; translated from the coding sequence ATGGGATTATTCGACGACGATTTTTATTCCACTAAAGTTTCCCGGCGCGCGCGCGTTAACCATAGGGAGCAGAATCGTTTTCCGAGGCGGAGCAAAGAGTGGGGACTTGTTCGCCTTATGGCGATATCGTCAATTAGCGGGGCCGCGGTCGCGGTGCTGCTGTTCGCGCTTATTTTTGGCGTGGACCGGGGCGGCTCAGCCCGTGAAGCGGACGCAAAATTGCAGACGGCCGACCCGCTGCAGCAGACGGTAACGGCATCGGCCAAGGTGCGGCCGGCCGTCGTGAGCATCATTAATGAGCAGTTGATGGTTGGGGACGGCATGTTCGATGGCCCCGAACCGGAAGATGGCGCAAGCGGAGATGCCCGCGGCGGCAATGGCCGGCAGCAGAACGGGAACGGCTTGGATCAAGCGCCGGACAATGGCTCTGGCTCTGGCTCTGGCTCTGGCGGCGAAGGCGATGCCGGTGCCGGTGGATCGGATCAACCGGAAGGATCGGCGGGGAGCGGTTCCGGTGACGGAGAGGCGGGCACGCTGGAGGAGGCGAGCGTCGGTTCGGGTGTTATTTTCAGCAAAAAAGACGGTAAAGCCTACATCATCACGAACAATCATGTCGTGGCGGACGCCGTGGCCGTGAAGGCGGTGCTGCAAGATGGGGAGGAGCGGCCTGCGACCATCGTCGGCGTAGACCCGGTTACCGACCTCGCGGTGCTTGCCATCGACGACAAAGGAATCGACACGGTGGCGAAAATCGGCGATTCCAGCAAGCTGCAATCGGGCGAGATGGTCATGGCGATCGGCAACCCGCTCGGTCTGGGCGAATCGCTCACGATGGGCGTCGTCAGCAAGACGCAGCAGATCATTCCGGTATCGCTCAATCAGGACGGCAACTTCGACTGGGAGCAGGAAGTGATCCAGACGGACGCTTCCATCAACGAGGGCAACAGCGGCGGCCCGCTCATCGATCTGCACGGCAACGTCATCGGCATTAACAGCATGAAAGTATCGGATTTGGGTGTGGAAGGCCTAGGTTTTGCGCTGCCGATCAACAATGTGATGCCGGTCATCGAAGATTTGATCGAGTACGGCAAAGTGCCGCGTCCCTACTTGGGCGTCTACACATTGGATTTGGCGCAGTATTACGCGCAGATGAGCTTTGGCATCCAGGGCGGCACGGACGGTACGGGCCCGGATGAGGAAGGCGAAGGATCGGGTTCAGGCGGAACGGATAAAGACGGGGGCTCAGGCGATAAGGGCGGACCGGGAGCTGATACAGAAACTGAAAACGGCAGCCCGGACGGCACCGACCCGAATAGCTCCGAATCAGACAGCTCCGGCCCGGGCGGATTGAACCTGCCGGCTAAAGTGAAAGAAGGCGTCATCGTGCTGGAGGCGGTCGGTCCGGCTAAAGAAGCGGGACTTGAGTTCAACGACGTCATCGTGAAGCTCGATAAACAAGACATCGGCAGCACGATGGCTCTGCGCAAATATTTATACGACAGCAAAAAAATCGGCGACAAAGTTGTGGTCACCTTTTACCGCGACGGCCAAAAGCATACCGCAACGATTACGCTCGATGAAAAGGGAGACGAGGATCAGTAG
- a CDS encoding YycH family regulatory protein, with protein sequence MERVKSWLLAFLVALSLVQSFLLAYSIPGISTTVRTEQDYVNTEPMGAEQTVEDVIFPEQIVLHFGNGKHTVMNAGDLPYYSSVYDKLKNREFTSFQKMSPYVVDWKEIRSANLGLELSFGSGIPVELLRKVMKLQGNQEFMADSVDRIWIFRSISGSGDEVRTFFFSSGGQAVYESKRADLSVQDVEDDVGLGAYLTPYAVTEDGLYVPQEPVEAAEAIVGYDAYPPDLMQRNLFFDPGTTRTLKDRSGSQVYTDGKHALQVEQDGEWIRYTDPAAPQNNEQSGSAGSNVSSGVVAAVVFINQHGGWDGRHQLQSTADASTGIGKSLLFGQYFRLDANRSFPILPGGGFRFGYMKLTAQQSVVTGYERSLITLSETPEAKVVRWLPGGTELQKALGGFSRRAEVQALFPAVKAEPLEHGKLRFDPVWVVRLSDGTRQTLTGALPAGFDGSAYKKKLSGRGLLEGTGPLSADNGGASGATTQGGSASGGNPAGTQQGSGAGEAPASESGGSPDGAQ encoded by the coding sequence ATGGAACGGGTCAAAAGCTGGCTGCTTGCTTTCCTCGTTGCGCTGAGCCTCGTGCAAAGTTTTTTGCTGGCGTACAGCATCCCCGGTATAAGCACGACGGTGCGGACGGAGCAGGATTACGTGAACACCGAGCCGATGGGCGCGGAGCAAACGGTAGAGGACGTTATTTTTCCCGAGCAGATTGTGCTGCATTTCGGCAACGGAAAGCACACGGTGATGAATGCCGGCGATTTGCCGTATTATTCTTCGGTTTACGATAAGCTGAAGAACCGCGAATTTACAAGCTTTCAGAAGATGTCGCCTTATGTTGTCGATTGGAAGGAAATCCGCTCGGCGAACCTTGGGCTGGAGCTGAGCTTCGGCAGCGGCATCCCGGTGGAGCTGCTGCGCAAGGTGATGAAGCTGCAGGGCAACCAGGAGTTCATGGCCGACAGCGTGGACCGGATTTGGATTTTCCGCAGCATCAGCGGCAGCGGCGATGAAGTGCGCACATTTTTCTTCAGCAGCGGCGGCCAGGCGGTTTACGAGTCCAAACGAGCGGACTTGTCCGTTCAGGACGTGGAGGACGATGTCGGTCTCGGCGCTTATTTGACGCCGTACGCGGTTACGGAAGACGGCCTCTATGTGCCGCAGGAGCCGGTTGAAGCGGCGGAGGCGATCGTCGGCTATGATGCTTATCCGCCGGATTTGATGCAGCGCAATTTGTTCTTCGATCCCGGCACGACGCGGACGCTGAAGGACAGAAGCGGCTCCCAGGTTTACACGGACGGCAAGCATGCGCTTCAGGTCGAACAGGATGGCGAGTGGATCCGCTACACCGATCCGGCCGCGCCGCAAAACAACGAACAGAGCGGCAGCGCGGGCAGCAATGTCAGCAGCGGCGTGGTGGCGGCGGTCGTGTTCATTAACCAGCACGGCGGATGGGACGGGCGGCACCAGCTGCAAAGCACGGCCGATGCCAGTACGGGCATCGGAAAGTCGCTCTTGTTCGGGCAATATTTCCGCCTCGACGCCAACCGGTCATTCCCGATTCTGCCGGGCGGAGGTTTCCGCTTCGGGTACATGAAGCTTACGGCTCAGCAAAGTGTTGTGACCGGTTACGAGCGGTCGCTCATTACGTTATCGGAAACGCCGGAAGCGAAAGTGGTACGTTGGCTCCCCGGCGGGACCGAGCTGCAGAAAGCGCTGGGCGGCTTCAGCCGGCGTGCGGAGGTACAAGCTCTGTTCCCGGCAGTGAAGGCGGAGCCGCTGGAACACGGCAAACTCCGTTTCGATCCGGTATGGGTCGTCCGGCTGTCGGACGGAACCCGCCAGACGCTGACCGGCGCGCTGCCGGCAGGCTTCGACGGATCGGCCTATAAGAAGAAGCTGAGCGGCCGCGGCCTGCTGGAAGGCACCGGCCCGCTATCGGCTGATAACGGCGGCGCATCCGGCGCGACGACCCAAGGGGGAAGCGCCTCCGGAGGGAACCCGGCCGGAACGCAGCAGGGCAGCGGTGCGGGTGAAGCGCCCGCCAGCGAATCCGGCGGAAGCCCGGACGGGGCGCAGTAG
- a CDS encoding AAA family ATPase has protein sequence MPVPYLQDVFKDSGVPTFTFVKPPEYKKLLVSLRTLGKGLVIEGPSGIGKTSSITKALEESGIDLQISKLSARKIKDVETIRCIPSAEPKGVIIIDDFHRLDAETKNAIADYMKTLADEESTETKIVIVGINKAGDSLVKFVI, from the coding sequence ATGCCCGTACCTTATTTACAAGATGTATTCAAAGATTCGGGGGTTCCGACCTTTACATTTGTTAAACCTCCCGAATATAAAAAGCTCCTTGTTTCTCTACGTACGTTAGGGAAGGGACTTGTTATAGAAGGGCCTTCCGGAATTGGGAAAACATCGAGTATTACAAAGGCGCTCGAAGAGTCCGGTATTGATTTGCAAATTAGCAAGTTATCAGCCCGTAAAATAAAGGATGTTGAGACTATCCGTTGTATTCCCTCAGCAGAACCTAAGGGCGTAATCATTATAGATGATTTTCATCGTTTGGATGCTGAAACAAAGAACGCGATTGCTGATTACATGAAAACTCTAGCTGATGAAGAATCAACCGAGACGAAGATCGTAATTGTTGGGATAAATAAAGCCGGAGATTCGCTTGTAAAATTTGTGATTTAA
- the yycI gene encoding two-component system regulatory protein YycI has translation MDWGRAKSVLIIAFLLLNVLLGYQLWSDIQERLNANIDLTELKPETLAAMQQKNIELTEGIPTETPQLRDLTYLLLPPQEKLQVKLETPVDSKVIFSRDELDKALGSVIQDLDQYAFDPSANRSNGVFVLYRMVDSRPLFDVSLELYYNSNQKIVAYSQDQIELVPSEQAKKQTVLPASKAVSSLIESYLPEGSVVKEIRLGYHGQPFDSETQVAAPSWRVMLEDGKVFYVQAISGDVVTDDETQNESNNPT, from the coding sequence ATGGATTGGGGACGGGCGAAGAGCGTGCTTATTATTGCGTTTCTGCTGCTGAACGTACTGCTCGGCTATCAGCTGTGGTCGGACATTCAGGAGCGGCTCAACGCCAATATCGATCTGACCGAGCTGAAGCCCGAAACGCTGGCCGCCATGCAGCAAAAGAACATCGAGCTTACGGAGGGCATTCCGACGGAAACGCCGCAGCTTCGCGATCTGACGTATCTGCTGCTGCCGCCTCAAGAAAAGCTTCAAGTGAAGCTGGAGACGCCGGTTGACAGCAAGGTGATTTTTTCGCGGGATGAGCTCGATAAAGCGCTTGGCAGCGTCATACAGGACCTGGACCAATATGCGTTCGATCCTTCGGCCAACCGCAGCAACGGCGTATTCGTGCTGTACCGGATGGTCGATTCGCGCCCGTTGTTCGATGTCAGTCTGGAGCTGTACTACAACAGCAATCAAAAAATCGTCGCGTACAGTCAAGACCAGATCGAGCTCGTCCCTTCGGAGCAGGCCAAGAAGCAGACCGTGCTGCCGGCTTCAAAGGCGGTCAGCAGCCTCATTGAAAGCTACTTGCCGGAAGGCTCCGTCGTCAAGGAGATCCGGCTTGGCTACCATGGCCAGCCATTCGATTCGGAGACGCAGGTTGCGGCTCCATCGTGGCGGGTCATGCTTGAAGACGGGAAAGTCTTCTATGTGCAGGCGATCAGCGGCGATGTGGTGACGGACGACGAGACGCAAAACGAGTCGAATAATCCGACGTGA